In a genomic window of Variovorax paradoxus:
- a CDS encoding (2Fe-2S)-binding protein, with protein sequence MSTAAGAAGAAGAAGTGLASAQEATAPPAPPRIDTRVVINGQPHALQLEPRASLLDVLREQLGLTGAKKGCDHGQCGACTVHLDGRRVASCLTLGVKTDGCAVTTIEGIAAPDGTLHPMQQAFVDHDALQCGYCTPGQVMAAIACVREGHATSEAQIREYMSGNLCRCGAYAGILEAIRDAAPRMRAETEAMEGRRHA encoded by the coding sequence ATGAGCACCGCGGCCGGCGCCGCCGGTGCGGCCGGTGCCGCGGGCACCGGTCTGGCGAGCGCGCAGGAGGCCACGGCCCCGCCCGCGCCGCCGCGCATCGACACCCGCGTCGTCATCAACGGCCAGCCGCATGCGCTGCAGCTCGAGCCGCGCGCCTCGCTGCTCGACGTGCTGCGCGAGCAGCTCGGCCTCACCGGCGCCAAGAAGGGTTGCGACCACGGCCAGTGCGGCGCCTGCACCGTGCACCTCGACGGCCGGCGCGTCGCCTCCTGCCTCACGCTGGGCGTGAAGACCGACGGCTGTGCCGTCACCACCATCGAGGGCATCGCCGCGCCCGACGGCACGCTGCATCCGATGCAGCAGGCCTTCGTCGACCACGACGCGCTGCAGTGCGGCTACTGCACGCCGGGCCAGGTGATGGCCGCGATCGCCTGCGTGCGCGAGGGCCATGCCACCAGCGAGGCGCAGATCCGCGAATACATGAGCGGCAACCTCTGCCGCTGTGGCGCCTACGCTGGCATCCTCGAGGCGATCCGCGATGCCGCCCCGCGCATGCGCGCCGAGACCGAAGCCATGGAGGGCCGTCGCCATGCATGA
- a CDS encoding DoxX family protein → MPLIFPRLRGTYDRFEPLSYALLRLAFGLMLVTHGLPKLLGRSHGSMADPMKGSVNLIANVLHLPGAELLGWFVAILEGVGGLMLAAGLLTRVVAAMVAAQMLVICYVMGPTFPWIDRGFEYPLMLFFIALCLLARGGGRLSLDARIGREV, encoded by the coding sequence ATGCCGTTGATCTTTCCGCGCCTGCGCGGCACCTATGACCGCTTCGAGCCGCTGAGCTACGCCCTGCTGCGCCTGGCTTTCGGCCTGATGCTCGTGACCCACGGCCTGCCCAAGCTGCTGGGCCGCAGCCACGGCAGCATGGCCGACCCGATGAAGGGCTCGGTCAACCTGATCGCCAACGTGCTGCACCTGCCGGGCGCCGAGCTGCTGGGCTGGTTCGTCGCCATCCTCGAGGGCGTGGGCGGGCTGATGCTGGCGGCCGGGCTGCTCACGCGCGTGGTCGCCGCGATGGTCGCGGCGCAGATGCTGGTCATCTGCTACGTGATGGGCCCGACCTTCCCGTGGATCGACCGCGGCTTCGAATACCCGTTGATGCTGTTCTTCATCGCGCTGTGCCTGCTGGCGCGCGGCGGCGGCCGGCTGTCGCTCGATGCGCGCATCGGGCGCGAAGTCTGA
- a CDS encoding LysR family transcriptional regulator, translated as MDRFDAMCLFTRIVELGSFTQAAAALELPRATATHAIKELEARLQVRLLERTTRQVRTTVDGQAYYERCRHLLLELEDAESSLAQLAVNPRGRLRIDIHGAAANDIVLPRIGDFHARYPNIVLAVGSGDRLVELVREGVDCVVRAGEPKDSSLVTRRLALLPQVTCASPAYLAERGTPLTPADLLGQQHLAVNFFSSSRPDHFPYLFEVNGRIEQVVLPDWISVNNADSYKTCAEQGCGIIQVPRYHIERQLRAGTLVEILADTPCPPMVYSVLYPQHRLLSPRVRVFVDWVTALYAERFGALK; from the coding sequence ATGGACCGCTTCGACGCCATGTGCCTGTTCACCCGCATCGTGGAGCTCGGCAGCTTCACGCAGGCCGCGGCCGCGCTCGAGCTGCCGCGCGCCACCGCCACCCATGCGATCAAGGAGCTCGAGGCCCGGCTGCAGGTGCGCCTGCTCGAGCGCACCACGCGCCAGGTGCGCACCACGGTCGACGGCCAGGCCTACTACGAGCGCTGCCGCCACCTGCTGCTCGAACTCGAGGACGCCGAGTCCTCGCTCGCGCAGCTCGCGGTCAATCCGCGCGGGCGGCTGCGCATCGACATCCACGGCGCGGCCGCCAACGACATCGTGCTGCCGCGCATCGGCGACTTCCATGCGCGCTATCCGAACATCGTGCTCGCCGTGGGCAGCGGCGACCGGCTCGTGGAGCTGGTGCGCGAGGGCGTCGATTGCGTGGTGCGCGCGGGCGAGCCCAAGGACTCCTCGCTGGTCACGCGCCGGCTCGCGCTGCTGCCGCAGGTGACCTGCGCGAGCCCGGCCTACCTGGCCGAACGCGGCACGCCGCTGACGCCGGCCGACCTGCTGGGCCAGCAGCACCTGGCGGTGAACTTCTTCTCGTCCTCGCGGCCCGACCACTTCCCCTACCTGTTCGAGGTGAACGGGCGCATCGAGCAGGTCGTGCTGCCCGACTGGATCAGCGTGAACAACGCCGACAGCTACAAGACCTGCGCCGAGCAGGGCTGCGGGATCATCCAGGTGCCGCGCTATCACATCGAGCGCCAGCTGCGCGCCGGCACGCTGGTCGAGATCCTCGCCGACACGCCCTGCCCGCCGATGGTCTATTCGGTGCTCTACCCGCAGCACCGGCTGCTGTCGCCGCGCGTGCGGGTGTTCGTGGACTGGGTGACGGCGCTCTATGCGGAGCGCTTCGGGGCGCTGAAGTAG